A window of Calonectris borealis chromosome 3, bCalBor7.hap1.2, whole genome shotgun sequence contains these coding sequences:
- the GGPS1 gene encoding geranylgeranyl pyrophosphate synthase isoform X1, with protein sequence MDGMDETAKRILEPYQYLLQLPGKQVRTKLSQAFNHWLNVPEDKIQVIIEVTEMLHNASLLVDDIEDNSKLRRGFPVAHSIYGIPSVINCANYVYFLGLEKVLTLDHPDAVKVFTRQLLELHKGQGLDIYWRDTYTCPTEAEYKAMVLQKTGGLFGLAVGLMQLFSNYKKDLKPLLNTLGLFFQIRDDYANLHSKEYSENKSFCEDLTEGKFSFPTIHAIWSRPESTQVQNILRQRTENIDIKKYCVHYLENVGSFEYTRNTLKELESEAYKQIESLGGNPELVALVEQLSKMFKETEN encoded by the exons atggatgGGATGGATGAAACAGCTAAAAGAATCCTAGAGCCATACCAGTATTTACTTCAACTACCAG GTAAGCAAGTGAGAACCAAACTGTCACAGGCCTTTAATCACTGGCTGAATGTTCCAGAAGATAAAATACAG GTTATCATTGAAGTGACAGAGATGTTGCACAATGCAAGCCTACTTGTGGATGATATTGAAGATAACTCAAAGCTACGACGGGGCTTTCCAGTGGCACACAGTATCTATGGAATTCCATCTGTAATCAACTGTGCTAATTATGTGTATTTCCTTGGCTTAGAGAAGGTTTTAACCCTTGATCATCCAGATGCTGTTAAAGTTTTTACCCGTCAACTTCTGGAACTCCATAAAGGTCAAGGCTTGGATATTTACTGGAGGGATACTTACACCTGTCCTACGGAAGCTGAATATAAAGCTATGGTACTGCAAAAGACAGGTGGTCTCTTTGGATTAGCTGTAGGCCTCATGCAGCTGTTCTCAAATTATAAAAAAGACTTAAAGCCACTTCTTAACACACTTGGCCTCTTCTTCCAAATACGAGATGACTATGCCAACTTGCACTCCAAAGAATATAGTGAAAACAAGAGTTTTTGTGAAGACTTAACTGAGGGCAAGTTCTCATTCCCAACTATTCATGCAATTTGGTCAAGACCTGAAAGTACTCAGGTGCAAAACATCTTGCGTCAAAGGACAGAGAACATtgatataaaaaaatactgtgtacATTACCTTGAAAATGTGGGTTCCTTTGAGTACACTCGGAATACATTGAAAGAGCTTGAATCTGAAGCCTATAAACAAATTGAATCACTTGGGGGAAACCCTGAGCTCGTAGCACTAGTTGAACAGCTGAGCAAAATGttcaaagaaactgaaaactaa
- the GGPS1 gene encoding geranylgeranyl pyrophosphate synthase isoform X2, whose protein sequence is MLHNASLLVDDIEDNSKLRRGFPVAHSIYGIPSVINCANYVYFLGLEKVLTLDHPDAVKVFTRQLLELHKGQGLDIYWRDTYTCPTEAEYKAMVLQKTGGLFGLAVGLMQLFSNYKKDLKPLLNTLGLFFQIRDDYANLHSKEYSENKSFCEDLTEGKFSFPTIHAIWSRPESTQVQNILRQRTENIDIKKYCVHYLENVGSFEYTRNTLKELESEAYKQIESLGGNPELVALVEQLSKMFKETEN, encoded by the coding sequence ATGTTGCACAATGCAAGCCTACTTGTGGATGATATTGAAGATAACTCAAAGCTACGACGGGGCTTTCCAGTGGCACACAGTATCTATGGAATTCCATCTGTAATCAACTGTGCTAATTATGTGTATTTCCTTGGCTTAGAGAAGGTTTTAACCCTTGATCATCCAGATGCTGTTAAAGTTTTTACCCGTCAACTTCTGGAACTCCATAAAGGTCAAGGCTTGGATATTTACTGGAGGGATACTTACACCTGTCCTACGGAAGCTGAATATAAAGCTATGGTACTGCAAAAGACAGGTGGTCTCTTTGGATTAGCTGTAGGCCTCATGCAGCTGTTCTCAAATTATAAAAAAGACTTAAAGCCACTTCTTAACACACTTGGCCTCTTCTTCCAAATACGAGATGACTATGCCAACTTGCACTCCAAAGAATATAGTGAAAACAAGAGTTTTTGTGAAGACTTAACTGAGGGCAAGTTCTCATTCCCAACTATTCATGCAATTTGGTCAAGACCTGAAAGTACTCAGGTGCAAAACATCTTGCGTCAAAGGACAGAGAACATtgatataaaaaaatactgtgtacATTACCTTGAAAATGTGGGTTCCTTTGAGTACACTCGGAATACATTGAAAGAGCTTGAATCTGAAGCCTATAAACAAATTGAATCACTTGGGGGAAACCCTGAGCTCGTAGCACTAGTTGAACAGCTGAGCAAAATGttcaaagaaactgaaaactaa